One part of the Terrimicrobium sacchariphilum genome encodes these proteins:
- a CDS encoding MFS transporter, with protein MSSSTSPGLSAPLKIAAFRNLWMANIVSNVGTLMQSVGAAWLMTSLTSSTTLVGLVQTASTLPVFLVGFLAGVLADTVERKRLLFWSQLWMLVVALVLAVITWMGLITPWVLLGLTFALGFGAAISLPAWQATVQDMVPRESVPAAVSLNSIAFNVARAVGPAIGGVLVAATGAASAFFVNAVSFVAVIGAVTTWKPAARQKSRLSEDMFGALRAGFRYLIHSKRLQSPIIRASAFNFFASVVWPLGPLYARDVLHTTASGFGLLLAFFGTGSIVSALLVPRLRSVMQLERILAVGSMISASSLIGLAFAHEFWVAAVAIFFAGTAWVGVLVNFNVATQTAVPAWVRGRALSFYLLAFQGVLALGGLLWGYLAGHIGIAPCFQVAAGGLVVGLILTRYFPISLNEDVDLRPSMHWPEVHESIDLDVEDGPVLVLVEFQIAPERADAFRETMRGMREQRMRNGAHRWRLYQDIQDPQRFVELFRVDSWGEHLRQHERLTVTDLEVQTAALAFHEGPEKPRVHHYLNIEG; from the coding sequence GTGAGCAGTTCGACGTCTCCCGGTTTGTCGGCCCCGCTGAAGATAGCGGCCTTCCGCAACCTCTGGATGGCGAACATCGTTTCCAACGTCGGCACGCTCATGCAATCCGTCGGCGCGGCGTGGCTGATGACGTCGCTGACGTCCTCGACCACCCTGGTGGGATTGGTCCAGACGGCGTCCACGCTGCCGGTTTTTCTCGTGGGATTCCTCGCCGGGGTATTGGCCGATACGGTGGAGCGCAAGCGGCTCCTCTTCTGGTCGCAGCTCTGGATGCTCGTCGTGGCCCTGGTGCTGGCGGTCATTACGTGGATGGGGCTGATCACGCCATGGGTTCTGCTCGGGCTGACCTTCGCGCTGGGATTTGGGGCGGCCATCAGCCTTCCAGCCTGGCAGGCGACGGTGCAAGACATGGTGCCTCGGGAATCGGTCCCTGCGGCGGTTTCGCTTAATAGCATAGCCTTCAACGTGGCGCGCGCCGTGGGTCCTGCCATCGGTGGCGTGCTGGTGGCGGCAACCGGGGCGGCCAGTGCGTTTTTCGTGAATGCCGTCTCGTTCGTAGCCGTGATCGGAGCGGTGACGACCTGGAAACCTGCCGCCCGGCAAAAGTCGCGGTTGAGCGAGGATATGTTCGGCGCGCTCCGAGCCGGCTTTCGTTACCTGATCCACTCAAAGCGCCTGCAAAGCCCGATCATTCGCGCCTCGGCGTTCAACTTCTTTGCCTCGGTCGTCTGGCCACTGGGACCGCTTTATGCCAGGGACGTCCTACACACGACGGCCAGCGGGTTCGGCCTCCTGCTCGCGTTCTTCGGTACGGGGTCCATTGTCTCGGCGCTGCTCGTACCCCGTTTGCGCAGCGTGATGCAGCTCGAGCGTATCCTGGCAGTGGGATCGATGATTTCGGCGAGTTCCCTCATCGGGCTGGCTTTCGCTCACGAATTCTGGGTGGCGGCGGTGGCGATTTTCTTTGCTGGAACCGCCTGGGTCGGTGTGCTGGTGAATTTCAATGTGGCGACCCAGACCGCCGTTCCGGCGTGGGTGCGCGGCAGGGCGCTTTCGTTTTATCTCCTCGCCTTCCAGGGCGTGCTGGCCTTGGGTGGCCTGCTTTGGGGCTATCTCGCGGGTCATATCGGCATCGCCCCGTGTTTCCAGGTTGCCGCCGGGGGGTTGGTTGTCGGGCTGATCCTGACCCGGTATTTCCCGATTTCTCTCAACGAAGACGTCGACCTGCGCCCGTCCATGCACTGGCCGGAGGTGCACGAGAGCATCGACCTCGATGTCGAAGACGGCCCGGTGTTGGTCCTGGTGGAGTTTCAGATCGCCCCCGAGAGAGCCGACGCCTTCCGGGAAACCATGCGGGGCATGCGCGAGCAGAGGATGCGCAATGGTGCGCATCGCTGGCGGCTTTATCAGGACATCCAGGACCCCCAGCGGTTCGTGGAGCTTTTCCGGGTTGATTCCTGGGGCGAGCACCTCCGGCAGCATGAGCGCCTGACCGTGACCGATCTCGAGGTGCAAACCGCAGCGCTGGCATTCCATGAGGGCCCGGAGAAACCTCGCGTCCATCATTACCTCAACATCGAGGGATGA
- a CDS encoding C39 family peptidase — translation MKALLFAFLAACVSPALAQETPASQQTLPTAPAPGTNFQDLIVPPGPWGRTSEELLPYLQTLRFEWTSADKNEARSTSPGLTVGSQSVSETLIRLKEGKVASLILLYYSRGNSGDINKRVFEDKLKAISDDLSAITKVQPVERGRIAGSAVRTDGLVWNTPETQYTLEWSGGKDMATGMYRAEFIRLTVLPAVKEQRAIGAATPSSYANRDAVKKFVGKDKVERLPDSTVRITGIPMVDQGEKGYCVVATTERVMRYYGAEVNQDELAQIANSDAKEGTSVSAMVNSLRKLTSRLGVKIKAIYSWDINEILDILKDYNRAAKKDKVDELRIEGNVIDVQELLSKADPKVYREVRLKKTTDFGRFQREIARSVDEGIPLLWSVNLGLVPEKNIPQYAGGHMRLIIGYDPKKNEILYSDSWGYGHEEKRMSFEDAWTITSGLYRMEPVGT, via the coding sequence ATGAAGGCCCTCCTCTTCGCGTTTTTGGCCGCCTGCGTCAGCCCGGCTCTCGCCCAGGAAACCCCGGCAAGCCAGCAGACGCTTCCCACCGCCCCGGCACCTGGGACGAACTTCCAGGATCTGATCGTTCCGCCCGGGCCATGGGGCAGGACGAGCGAGGAACTCCTTCCCTACCTGCAAACGCTTCGCTTCGAGTGGACCTCAGCGGATAAAAACGAGGCGCGATCAACATCGCCCGGGCTCACGGTCGGCTCTCAATCCGTCTCGGAGACGCTTATCCGGTTGAAAGAAGGCAAGGTGGCCTCACTCATCCTGCTCTATTACAGCCGCGGAAACTCGGGAGACATCAACAAGCGGGTCTTTGAAGACAAGCTCAAGGCCATCTCGGACGACCTCTCGGCCATCACGAAAGTCCAGCCCGTAGAGCGCGGCCGCATCGCGGGCAGCGCGGTGCGCACAGACGGCCTCGTCTGGAATACGCCTGAAACCCAGTACACTCTGGAGTGGAGCGGCGGGAAGGACATGGCAACAGGGATGTACCGGGCGGAGTTTATCCGCCTGACCGTCCTCCCCGCCGTCAAGGAGCAGCGCGCCATCGGCGCCGCCACTCCGTCAAGCTATGCGAATCGCGATGCCGTGAAGAAGTTCGTAGGCAAGGACAAGGTCGAGAGGCTCCCCGACAGCACGGTCCGGATTACTGGCATTCCGATGGTCGATCAGGGTGAGAAGGGCTATTGCGTCGTCGCCACCACGGAACGCGTCATGCGCTACTACGGAGCCGAGGTGAACCAGGACGAGCTCGCGCAGATCGCCAACAGCGACGCCAAGGAAGGCACCAGCGTCAGCGCCATGGTCAACTCCCTCCGCAAGCTCACCTCTCGCCTAGGGGTGAAGATCAAAGCCATCTACTCCTGGGACATCAATGAGATCCTCGACATCCTCAAGGACTACAATCGCGCCGCCAAGAAAGACAAAGTCGATGAACTCCGCATCGAGGGCAACGTCATCGATGTGCAGGAGCTCCTCTCCAAGGCCGACCCCAAGGTCTACCGCGAGGTGCGCCTGAAAAAGACGACCGATTTCGGCAGGTTCCAGCGCGAGATCGCCCGTAGCGTGGATGAGGGCATCCCGCTTCTCTGGTCGGTCAACCTGGGCCTGGTCCCGGAAAAAAACATCCCTCAGTACGCGGGAGGCCATATGCGTCTCATCATCGGATACGATCCGAAAAAGAATGAGATCCTCTACTCCGACTCCTGGGGGTACGGACACGAGGAGAAGCGCATGAGTTTCGAGGACGCCTGGACGATCACCTCGGGCCTCTATCGCATGGAGCCGGTAGGAACCTGA
- a CDS encoding glycoside hydrolase family 1 protein, protein MMEKRFLWGVASSGYQCEGGYNSPGDPQNNWSSSEATGRVMRTGEAADFWHRYEEDFERCRQMGLNAFRLSVEWPRVQPSPLLEKSSPPPFDYVALDHYAAMIAACRKHGLEPVVTLQHFTHPAWLGLDAWLDDETPAYFEQFVAVAVRHINDKLVSEHSQEPITYYVTLNEPNMLVLNTYMNRHFPGGGKAGMAVGIVAYNRLLAAHVRAYNAIHDLYEESGWASPQVTMNTFCSDVYWSEMMLLDLLVSRERGIIATDLQTYLRKGSNNLHHAMLKANLPFQTDPFVWLGRFIHLLVNWLAPRHAITDAFQYFLETLAASKRPRVLDYLGLDYYDPFTGHLFRPPSFADLEFKSKSVHGKLMDSLSRKWWDWHVLPEGMHFFCDFYAREYQRPILIAENGMALRRKYDNSVNSPRRDKLTRSEFLRAHVQQVRRLREDGVPLLGYLHWSITDNYEWGTFTPRFGLFTVDFARNAERSVVDHLGDRPAETYAKLVAEDHRIGRP, encoded by the coding sequence ATGATGGAAAAGCGGTTCCTCTGGGGCGTAGCCAGTTCAGGGTATCAGTGCGAGGGCGGTTACAACTCCCCGGGCGATCCGCAAAACAACTGGTCCTCATCGGAAGCCACCGGGCGCGTAATGCGCACCGGTGAAGCGGCGGATTTCTGGCATCGGTACGAGGAGGATTTCGAGCGTTGCCGCCAGATGGGCCTGAATGCCTTCCGGCTCAGCGTGGAATGGCCCCGTGTCCAACCCTCCCCTTTGCTGGAAAAGTCCTCGCCGCCTCCCTTCGATTACGTTGCGTTGGATCACTACGCAGCCATGATCGCCGCGTGCCGCAAGCACGGCTTGGAGCCTGTCGTTACCCTCCAGCATTTCACCCATCCTGCCTGGCTGGGCCTGGATGCGTGGCTCGATGACGAAACCCCCGCATATTTCGAGCAGTTCGTCGCTGTCGCCGTTCGGCATATCAATGACAAGCTCGTATCCGAGCACAGCCAGGAACCGATCACCTACTACGTGACGCTGAACGAGCCCAACATGCTCGTCCTCAATACGTACATGAACCGGCATTTCCCCGGGGGAGGAAAAGCCGGAATGGCGGTCGGCATCGTCGCTTACAATCGCCTGCTGGCCGCTCATGTCCGGGCTTACAACGCCATCCACGACCTTTACGAGGAAAGCGGCTGGGCTTCACCGCAGGTGACGATGAACACGTTTTGCAGCGACGTTTACTGGTCGGAGATGATGCTTCTGGATCTGCTGGTTTCCCGCGAGCGCGGCATCATCGCCACGGATCTCCAAACCTACCTGCGCAAGGGTTCGAACAACCTTCATCATGCCATGCTGAAGGCCAATCTGCCGTTCCAGACCGACCCATTCGTCTGGCTTGGCCGATTCATCCACCTCCTCGTCAACTGGCTGGCCCCCAGACACGCGATCACCGACGCTTTTCAATATTTTCTGGAAACTCTGGCGGCATCGAAACGTCCCAGGGTGCTGGATTACCTGGGGCTCGACTACTACGACCCCTTTACCGGCCACCTGTTCCGGCCCCCTTCATTTGCCGATCTCGAGTTCAAGAGCAAGAGCGTCCACGGCAAACTCATGGACAGTCTTTCGCGCAAATGGTGGGACTGGCACGTTCTGCCGGAGGGCATGCACTTCTTCTGCGATTTTTACGCGCGGGAATACCAGCGCCCCATCCTGATCGCGGAAAATGGCATGGCGCTACGTCGCAAGTACGACAACAGCGTCAACAGCCCGCGTCGCGACAAACTCACCCGTAGCGAGTTCCTCCGCGCCCACGTCCAGCAGGTGCGCCGACTGCGCGAGGACGGGGTCCCTCTGCTCGGCTATCTTCACTGGTCCATCACCGATAATTACGAGTGGGGGACATTCACTCCACGCTTTGGCCTGTTCACCGTCGACTTTGCCCGCAATGCCGAGCGAAGTGTGGTCGACCACCTGGGCGACCGACCGGCGGAAACCTACGCCAAGCTTGTCGCCGAGGACCACAGGATCGGGCGACCGTAG
- a CDS encoding MGDG synthase family glycosyltransferase, with protein MSKKKRILILSASVGSGHVKAADALAKAFRAREDVEEVLVDDSLDHTNVLHKQLYSSLYKRLSALLPEFLGWWYESSDDPWVSDKGRLALDLPQALPLINLVREFNPDSIICTHFMPAGVLSYLIGAGRLDAELGIVVTDFHFHAFWITRAFHWYFVAQEEDKIHMEALGLPGDRIHVTGIPVDPPFAETVDAAAVLKRHGLNPELPTLLIAGGALGLSPAMAVVRRLLELDTKFQAVIVCGKNEDLKKDIEELVAGREAQFRVLGYTTEMPDLMGAATLLLSKPGGLTTAEALARGLPMVILDPIGGQEERNADVLLEAGAAVKCTEVTVLNHKLKRLLEDPVRIAAMGDNARRLGRPEAAKDIASIVIDSPPRKPAIISRRREKALRKRIEEQS; from the coding sequence GTGAGTAAGAAGAAGCGTATCCTCATTCTCTCGGCCTCCGTAGGGTCGGGTCACGTCAAAGCGGCCGACGCACTGGCCAAGGCCTTCCGCGCGAGGGAGGATGTCGAGGAGGTCCTCGTCGACGATTCCCTCGACCACACCAACGTACTGCACAAGCAGCTGTACTCCTCGCTGTACAAACGACTCTCCGCCCTCCTGCCGGAGTTCCTCGGCTGGTGGTACGAGTCCAGCGACGATCCGTGGGTTTCCGACAAGGGCCGCCTCGCCCTCGATCTGCCCCAGGCCCTGCCCCTGATCAATCTCGTCCGAGAGTTCAATCCCGACTCGATCATCTGCACCCACTTCATGCCCGCCGGGGTGCTTTCCTACCTCATCGGCGCGGGACGCCTTGATGCCGAGCTGGGCATCGTGGTGACGGATTTTCATTTTCACGCCTTCTGGATCACCCGCGCGTTTCACTGGTATTTCGTCGCGCAGGAAGAGGACAAGATTCACATGGAAGCCCTCGGCCTCCCCGGCGACCGTATCCATGTCACCGGCATTCCCGTTGATCCGCCGTTTGCGGAAACGGTGGATGCTGCCGCCGTTCTCAAGCGCCATGGATTGAACCCCGAGCTACCCACCCTGCTCATCGCGGGAGGCGCGCTGGGACTCAGCCCCGCCATGGCGGTCGTAAGACGGCTCCTGGAATTGGACACCAAATTTCAGGCCGTCATCGTCTGCGGCAAGAATGAGGATTTGAAAAAGGACATCGAGGAACTCGTCGCTGGCCGGGAGGCCCAGTTCCGCGTCCTCGGCTACACCACGGAAATGCCCGATCTCATGGGCGCGGCCACCCTGCTCCTGAGCAAACCCGGTGGTCTCACCACCGCCGAGGCGCTCGCACGCGGGCTTCCCATGGTCATTCTCGATCCCATCGGCGGCCAGGAGGAGCGCAATGCCGACGTCCTGCTCGAGGCCGGAGCCGCAGTGAAATGCACCGAGGTCACCGTCCTGAACCACAAGCTCAAGCGCCTGCTTGAGGACCCCGTTCGTATCGCCGCCATGGGAGATAACGCCCGCAGGCTTGGTCGCCCCGAGGCCGCCAAAGATATCGCTTCCATCGTTATCGACAGCCCACCGCGCAAACCGGCCATCATTTCCCGCCGACGCGAGAAGGCCCTGCGCAAGCGAATCGAAGAGCAGTCATGA
- a CDS encoding complex I subunit 1/NuoH family protein, with product MNLSALAMQPEIFLAWTSIIKTLVIVFGIVLPIVSLTVFAERKVCAFIQDRVGPNRVGLPTTILGFKKDIRLLGLGQMIADPIKLLLKENFIPNSVNKFYYYIAPKLAMIPALLVLAVLPFGPNVFFGDIKVPLMVANVDIGILWVFAISSLGVYGIVLAGWASNSKYPFLGGIRSSSQMISYELSLGLSVIPVFLIVGTLNMQEIVMWQRENGWMVAPFWPKGFSLEQLLHGDFAAIGASFAAGFSVQRLLIWLPMVISFIIFLIAMFAETNRVPFDLPEAEQELVGGYHTEYSSMGFALFFLGEYAAMAAGSGVIVTLFLGGWSLPFIPDGSATSFFGIPFIPAWGASLIWGLIGMTIFLAKIAAMLFLFIWVRWTLPRFRYDQLMKLGWYFFFELALVNIFITALILALVKF from the coding sequence ATGAACCTGTCCGCCCTAGCGATGCAGCCCGAGATTTTTCTCGCCTGGACATCGATCATCAAAACCCTCGTCATCGTCTTCGGAATCGTCCTTCCGATCGTTTCGCTCACGGTGTTTGCGGAACGCAAGGTCTGCGCCTTCATCCAGGATCGCGTCGGCCCGAACCGTGTCGGTCTCCCGACCACGATTCTCGGCTTTAAGAAGGACATCCGCCTGCTGGGTCTTGGCCAGATGATCGCCGATCCGATCAAGCTGCTCCTCAAGGAGAACTTCATCCCCAACAGCGTCAACAAGTTCTACTACTACATCGCCCCCAAGCTGGCGATGATCCCGGCGCTGCTCGTTCTCGCCGTGTTGCCCTTTGGCCCGAACGTGTTCTTTGGCGACATCAAGGTCCCGCTCATGGTGGCCAATGTCGATATTGGCATCCTCTGGGTGTTCGCGATTTCCTCGCTGGGCGTCTACGGCATCGTGCTCGCCGGCTGGGCCTCGAACTCGAAGTACCCCTTCCTCGGCGGCATTCGCTCGAGTTCACAAATGATTTCCTACGAGCTTTCGCTCGGCCTTTCCGTCATCCCGGTCTTCCTCATTGTCGGTACACTGAACATGCAGGAAATCGTGATGTGGCAGCGTGAGAACGGCTGGATGGTTGCTCCGTTCTGGCCCAAGGGCTTCAGCCTTGAGCAGCTTCTCCATGGCGATTTTGCTGCGATCGGCGCTTCCTTTGCCGCCGGATTCTCCGTTCAGCGCCTGCTGATCTGGCTCCCGATGGTGATCTCGTTCATCATCTTTCTCATCGCGATGTTCGCGGAGACCAACCGCGTGCCGTTCGATCTTCCCGAGGCCGAGCAGGAGCTCGTCGGTGGTTATCACACCGAGTACTCCTCGATGGGCTTCGCGCTCTTCTTTCTCGGTGAATATGCGGCGATGGCAGCTGGTTCCGGCGTGATCGTCACGCTGTTCCTCGGCGGCTGGAGCCTGCCCTTCATCCCGGATGGCAGCGCAACGTCATTCTTCGGCATCCCTTTCATTCCCGCCTGGGGCGCGAGCCTTATCTGGGGGCTGATCGGCATGACCATCTTCCTCGCGAAGATTGCCGCCATGCTGTTTCTCTTCATCTGGGTCCGCTGGACGCTCCCGCGTTTCCGCTACGACCAGTTGATGAAGCTCGGCTGGTACTTCTTCTTCGAGCTGGCGCTGGTGAACATCTTCATCACCGCGCTGATCCTCGCCCTCGTAAAGTTCTAG
- a CDS encoding cytochrome c biogenesis protein has product MLRSVLALLLGVTACVAADFSVLEGVPIQEQGRKKPYLVFAQETTLALAGKTAVSIDGRRWSAPELVTTLWLNPAGWETKPLILINNRDLKKAIGLDPMQKLFAYQDLETNPQLRQLLSEAQTLRMKPGSARLSGLPKEASDVGMQLAEFESLVNGSAFRFIANPRGEESPWFAVPADQVSALRDALIRNDAEAFRTESLKLKTQWAAAEPALQPPAWRISLELIYQKLHPFRWAWILYLGAGLSLSLSFRFPLAYKATWALAVAGLLFQIAGFTSRVLIAGRAPVTNMYESILWVAFGTVLFALIFEAIYRSRYFLLGAIPVAVVSLILADTQTIALSPAINPLTAVLRNNFWLTTHVLSITLSYAAFALALGIAHIALIQILAGKKPAAPIYNYLYRTLQVGVLLLATGTILGGVWANYSWGRFWDWDPKETWALITLLGYLIVLHGRIAGYWGGFGMAVGSVISFLAVLMAWYGVNFVLGVGLHSYGFGTGGFGWALAFVAAELVFVAAAFARNRTLRSSPGAKSRSKAEEQVVTS; this is encoded by the coding sequence ATGCTCCGATCCGTCCTCGCTCTCCTCCTCGGTGTGACCGCCTGCGTGGCGGCGGATTTCTCTGTGCTGGAAGGAGTTCCCATCCAGGAACAGGGCCGTAAAAAGCCGTATCTCGTTTTTGCCCAGGAGACTACGCTCGCCCTCGCGGGCAAGACCGCTGTCTCGATCGATGGTCGCAGGTGGTCCGCGCCGGAGCTGGTGACCACTCTCTGGCTCAACCCGGCGGGCTGGGAGACCAAACCCCTCATCCTGATCAACAATCGCGATCTGAAGAAGGCTATCGGCCTCGATCCGATGCAGAAGCTCTTCGCTTATCAGGACCTCGAGACAAACCCTCAACTGCGTCAACTCCTCAGCGAAGCGCAGACCCTGCGCATGAAACCCGGCTCAGCGCGCCTCTCCGGACTGCCCAAGGAGGCGTCGGATGTCGGCATGCAGCTGGCCGAGTTTGAATCGCTGGTCAATGGTTCCGCCTTTCGCTTTATCGCCAATCCCCGGGGCGAAGAATCTCCCTGGTTCGCCGTTCCCGCCGATCAGGTCTCCGCTCTTCGCGATGCCTTGATCCGCAATGATGCCGAGGCCTTCCGTACGGAAAGCCTCAAGCTGAAAACCCAGTGGGCCGCCGCGGAACCCGCCCTCCAGCCGCCTGCATGGCGGATCAGTCTGGAGTTGATCTACCAAAAGCTCCACCCCTTTCGCTGGGCCTGGATCCTTTACCTCGGCGCGGGTCTCTCCTTGAGCCTCTCATTCCGTTTTCCGCTCGCCTACAAGGCGACATGGGCTCTGGCCGTAGCCGGACTTCTTTTCCAGATCGCCGGGTTCACCTCCCGTGTTCTCATCGCGGGCCGAGCCCCGGTGACAAACATGTACGAGTCAATCCTCTGGGTGGCCTTTGGCACCGTGCTGTTTGCCCTCATCTTCGAGGCGATTTATCGCAGCCGGTACTTTCTGCTCGGAGCGATCCCCGTCGCCGTGGTCTCGCTCATCCTGGCCGACACCCAGACGATCGCCCTCAGCCCGGCAATTAATCCCCTCACTGCTGTCCTGCGCAATAACTTCTGGCTCACCACTCACGTGCTGAGCATCACGCTCAGCTACGCTGCCTTTGCCCTCGCTCTCGGGATCGCGCACATCGCACTCATCCAGATCCTGGCCGGGAAAAAACCAGCCGCTCCGATCTACAATTACCTATACCGCACTCTCCAGGTCGGCGTGCTCCTCCTCGCCACGGGAACCATCCTGGGCGGCGTCTGGGCAAACTACTCCTGGGGTCGCTTCTGGGATTGGGACCCGAAGGAAACCTGGGCGCTCATCACCCTGCTCGGCTACCTCATCGTCCTCCATGGGCGCATCGCCGGGTATTGGGGCGGCTTCGGCATGGCGGTTGGCTCGGTGATTTCCTTCCTCGCCGTCCTCATGGCGTGGTATGGAGTGAACTTCGTCCTCGGCGTCGGCCTGCATAGTTACGGATTCGGCACCGGCGGCTTCGGATGGGCGCTCGCCTTTGTCGCTGCGGAACTCGTCTTCGTGGCCGCGGCGTTCGCCAGAAATCGCACGCTCCGTTCATCCCCGGGAGCGAAATCGCGCTCCAAGGCTGAGGAGCAGGTTGTGACCAGCTAG
- a CDS encoding molybdopterin-dependent oxidoreductase, producing MSSTATEVPMLNVQVDGEWKQFPKGTRLIDACMKSGSYVPHYCYHPKLSTPGNCRMCLVEMGMPKMTPDRKPILGPDGRPEIGWSPRPAISCATEVSEGMAVRTASPLVEECRKGVMEFLLINHPLDCPICDQAGECRLQEFSVEYGKSDSRFVEEKVKKPKRQDIGPRIVLDDERCIMCSRCIRFMQEVAKDDVLGFVNRGSYTTVTVYPGRTLDNNYSLNTVDICPVGALTSKDFRFSMRVWFLRETKSIDVNCGLGTNILIGSRENTIYRITPRENEAVNSCWMPDSHRLNFHYVNSPERLTEPTVKGRTSTTWKEAVQAAADLIKKDPATTAIIASARMTNEELFLTRRFAQAAGVEKFDVLPRPQKGDGFLISEDGNPNTSGAKLLGLATGKLSEIAAGVASGSIKTLVVLGEDATDCGISEADLAKLDALVATGILGTKTTAAAKVVLPTASWAEKRGSMINIKGRLQRLNQAIPSPGKARDDWEVLRDLTQAVGGSNGIYTIDEVFKQLAAEVAPLNGLTLSKIGDLGVQLTLPS from the coding sequence ATGAGTTCAACAGCAACTGAAGTTCCAATGCTGAACGTGCAGGTGGATGGGGAGTGGAAACAATTCCCCAAGGGCACGCGCTTGATTGATGCGTGTATGAAGAGCGGGAGTTATGTCCCGCATTACTGCTATCATCCGAAGCTCAGTACACCCGGTAACTGCCGCATGTGTCTCGTCGAAATGGGCATGCCCAAGATGACCCCGGATCGCAAGCCGATCCTCGGTCCCGACGGTCGTCCCGAAATCGGCTGGAGCCCGCGTCCCGCCATTTCCTGCGCCACCGAGGTGAGCGAGGGCATGGCCGTGCGCACCGCCTCCCCGCTCGTCGAGGAGTGCCGCAAGGGCGTGATGGAGTTTCTGCTCATCAACCACCCGCTTGACTGTCCGATTTGCGACCAGGCTGGCGAATGCCGCCTGCAGGAGTTTTCCGTTGAGTACGGCAAGAGCGACAGCCGCTTCGTCGAGGAGAAGGTCAAGAAGCCCAAGCGCCAGGATATCGGGCCGCGCATTGTCCTCGACGACGAGCGCTGCATCATGTGTTCCCGCTGCATCCGCTTCATGCAGGAAGTGGCGAAGGACGATGTGCTCGGCTTCGTCAACCGCGGCAGCTACACGACCGTTACGGTTTACCCCGGGCGCACGCTCGATAACAACTACTCGCTCAACACCGTCGACATCTGCCCCGTCGGCGCGCTGACCTCGAAGGATTTCCGCTTCAGCATGCGCGTGTGGTTCCTTCGCGAGACCAAGTCGATCGATGTCAACTGCGGCCTCGGCACGAACATCCTCATCGGCAGCCGCGAAAACACGATCTACCGCATCACCCCGCGTGAGAACGAAGCGGTCAACTCGTGCTGGATGCCCGACAGCCATCGCCTGAATTTCCATTACGTCAACAGCCCCGAGCGTCTGACCGAGCCGACCGTGAAGGGTCGCACGTCGACGACGTGGAAGGAGGCCGTCCAGGCCGCCGCCGACCTGATCAAGAAAGACCCGGCCACGACCGCAATCATCGCCTCGGCCCGCATGACGAACGAAGAGCTCTTCCTCACCCGCCGGTTTGCCCAGGCGGCTGGAGTGGAGAAGTTCGATGTGCTCCCGCGCCCGCAGAAGGGTGATGGATTCCTTATCTCCGAAGACGGAAACCCGAATACCTCGGGCGCCAAGCTCCTCGGTCTCGCCACCGGCAAGCTTTCCGAGATCGCCGCAGGCGTTGCCAGTGGCTCGATCAAGACGCTCGTCGTCCTCGGTGAAGATGCCACGGACTGCGGCATCTCCGAAGCGGATCTCGCCAAGCTCGATGCCCTGGTCGCCACTGGTATCCTCGGTACCAAGACCACTGCCGCCGCCAAGGTCGTCCTCCCGACGGCCTCGTGGGCGGAGAAGCGGGGCTCGATGATCAACATCAAGGGCCGCCTCCAGCGGCTCAACCAGGCCATTCCTTCGCCGGGCAAGGCTCGCGACGACTGGGAGGTCCTGCGTGACCTCACGCAGGCCGTCGGCGGCTCCAACGGCATTTACACCATCGACGAAGTCTTCAAGCAGCTCGCTGCGGAGGTCGCGCCCCTGAATGGCCTGACCCTCTCGAAGATCGGCGACCTCGGTGTCCAGCTCACTCTGCCATCATGA